A genomic segment from Bacteroidota bacterium encodes:
- a CDS encoding sulfotransferase domain-containing protein, with amino-acid sequence MSWEISIIEKCIRFLSKVKSNVEGAIHQLRFMKYELLFGERDDDIYVVTFLKAGTTWMQMILYQLTTDGAMNFKHIYDVSPWLRNLADRNGTIPDLLSPRIVKTHDPYNKVDKNKKGKYIFVVRDGLDVANSLYHHRKNYNSTKITFQESFEMSFRDEDDSNWFKFHEQWLRNKNKLPILYVRYEDLQQNFVQELFRIAKFLGIELKPEHINRIQEHCSFDFMKQHESKFGEQPNVEKHEIVYNQFIRTGKMGEGEKVISEADKEYFYKRFNFHLGQFPIMEIYKRNQSPTDK; translated from the coding sequence ATGAGTTGGGAAATATCAATTATCGAAAAGTGCATTCGCTTTTTATCTAAAGTAAAGAGCAATGTTGAGGGCGCTATTCATCAGCTAAGATTCATGAAATATGAATTGCTGTTTGGTGAGCGCGACGACGACATCTATGTGGTTACATTCCTAAAAGCTGGCACCACTTGGATGCAAATGATACTATATCAATTGACCACGGACGGAGCAATGAATTTTAAGCATATTTATGATGTGTCTCCTTGGTTGAGAAACTTAGCGGATCGAAATGGAACGATACCCGATCTTTTATCCCCACGAATTGTCAAAACTCATGATCCATACAATAAGGTTGATAAGAATAAAAAGGGGAAATACATATTTGTGGTCAGAGATGGACTGGACGTTGCCAACTCGCTTTATCACCACCGCAAAAACTATAATAGCACAAAGATTACGTTTCAAGAAAGTTTTGAAATGTCCTTTCGAGATGAGGATGATTCAAACTGGTTTAAGTTTCATGAACAATGGCTAAGAAACAAGAACAAGTTGCCGATCCTCTATGTCCGTTACGAAGACTTGCAGCAGAATTTTGTACAAGAGCTATTCCGTATAGCCAAATTTTTAGGCATAGAATTGAAGCCGGAGCATATCAATAGAATTCAGGAGCATTGCTCATTCGATTTTATGAAGCAGCATGAAAGCAAATTCGGCGAACAGCCGAACGTAGAAAAGCATGAAATCGTTTATAATCAATTCATCCGGACGGGGAAAATGGGCGAGGGGGAAAAAGTGATTAGCGAGGCCGATAAGGAATACTTTTATAAGCGATTTAATTTTCACTTAGGCCAATTCCCTATAATGGAAATCTATAAGCGGAATCAATCGCCCACTGATAAATAG
- a CDS encoding type II toxin-antitoxin system RelE/ParE family toxin: protein MEVKFSKPFEKDFTAISTNKNLVLKVDELIQQFQKSDSLLKIEGIKRLKGHAHCYRIRIGHYRLGLLVEGKVVWLARLLHRKEIYRYFP from the coding sequence ATGGAAGTAAAATTCTCAAAGCCCTTTGAGAAAGATTTCACAGCCATCTCTACCAATAAGAATTTGGTATTAAAGGTGGATGAACTAATTCAGCAGTTTCAAAAGTCTGATTCATTATTAAAAATCGAAGGCATCAAACGGCTTAAGGGTCACGCCCATTGTTACCGGATAAGAATCGGCCATTATCGTTTGGGTTTGTTGGTCGAAGGGAAAGTGGTTTGGCTGGCCAGACTGCTACACCGAAAAGAGATTTATAGGTATTTTCCCTAA